In Phragmites australis chromosome 24, lpPhrAust1.1, whole genome shotgun sequence, the following are encoded in one genomic region:
- the LOC133907778 gene encoding MLO-like protein 9, with the protein MGGVGGAAGGDGTRALDQTPTWAVAAVCAVIIAVSILLEGLLHHLGELLNKRRKKALFDALEKVKSELMTLGFISLLLTVTGRYISRICITEGAADTMLPCSLSRHSETEEPKGHGRRHLSGDPTNSFVCPKGMVSLVSADALHQLHIFVFFLAVFHVTFSFFTMSLGRAKTRIWKEWEKETCSLTYEFVYDPSKFRLTHQTSFVRQYASCWSKSTILLYAVSFFRQFFRSVRRTDYLTLRHGFIAAHLSPGTRFNFRKYIKRSLEDDFKTVVGISSPLWASALAVMLFNVHGWQNLFWFSTIPLVVILAVGTKLQSIIAMMAIEITERHTVIQGMPVVKLSDDHFWFGKPRLVLHLIHFASFQNAFEIIYFFWIWYEFGLRSCFHDNFELIIARVCLGAVVQFMCSYITLPLYALVSQMGSQMKRTIFDEQTTKALKKWHKAVVKKKQHKESSQDPSETPSTGTATTTDTSQRQRLREVPVRHLHRYKTIAHFGGARRPPSDSDYSDTDDAEALSSSQTRHLIPPAKQRSLDSGRAEVRVDVEEAAAAPRDVLQDSLSFPGLPARHVPDK; encoded by the exons ATGGGCGGCGTCGGCGGAGCGGCCGGCGGGGACGGCACCAGGGCGCTGGACCAGACGCCGACGTGGGCCGTGGCCGCCGTCTGCGCCGTCATCATCGCGGTCTCCATCCTCCTCGAgggcctcctccaccacctcggcgAG TTGCTCAACAAGAGGCGGAAGAAGGCACTGTTCGACGCTCTGGAGAAGGTTAAATCAG AGCTGATGACTCTGGGGTTCATATCGCTGCTGCTGACCGTGACGGGGAGGTACATATCACGCATCTGCATCACGGAGGGAGCCGCGGACACCATGCTGCCCTGCAGTCTCTCCAGACACTCGGAGACGGAAGAACCGAAGGGTCATGGTCGGCGGCACCTATCTGGAGATCCTACCAACTCTTTTGTGTGCCCCAAA GGCATGGTGTCTCTTGTTTCAGCCGACGCGCTGCATCAGCTGCATATTTTCGTGTTCTTCTTGGCCGTCTTCCATGTCACATTCAGTTTTTTTACAATGTCCCTGGGTAGAGCAAAG ACACGAATATGGAAGGAATGGGAAAAGGAAACTTGCTCCCTCACCTATGAATTCGTATATG ATCCCTCGAAGTTCAGGCTTACTCATCAAACATCTTTTGTGAGGCAATACGCAAGCTGTTGGAGCAAAAGCACAATCTTGCTCTATGCT GTGAGCTTCTTTAGGCAGTTCTTCAGATCTGTTCGGAGGACAGATTATCTCACTTTGCGGCATGGATTCATTGCT GCTCATTTATCTCCGGGGACTAGGTTCAATTTTCGAAAGTACATCAAGAGGTCATTGGAGGATGATTTCAAGACAGTTGTTGGCATTAG TTCACCTTTATGGGCTTCTGCTCTGGCTGTCATGCTCTTCAATGTTCATG GATGGCAAAACTTGTTCTGGTTCTCTACTATTCCCCTTGTA GTGATTCTAGCAGTTGGAACAAAGCTGCAGTCTATAATTGCTATGATGGCTATTGAAATTACAGAGAGGCATACAGTTATTCAAGGAATGCCAGTGGTCAAACTGAGTGATGATCATTTCTGGTTTGGCAAGCCTCGTCTGGTTCTTCATCTCATCCATTTCGCGTCATTTCAG AATGCATTTGAAATTATATATTTCTTCTGGATTTGG TACGAATTTGGGCTGAGGTCCTGCTTCCATGACAACTTCGAGCTTATCATTGCAAGAGTCTGTCTTGG GGCTGTCGTCCAATTTATGTGCAGCTATATCACACTTCCACTCTATGCCCTTGTATCTCAG ATGGGATCACAAATGAAGAGAACAATTTTCGACGAGCAGACGACAAAAGCCCTGAAGAAATGGcacaaggcggtggtgaagaagAAGCAGCACAAGGAGTCGTCACAGGACCCTTCCGAGACCCCGAGCACGGGCACAGCAACTACAACTGACACCAGCCAGCGGCAGCGGCTGCGCGAGGTGCCGGTCCGGCACCTCCACCGGTACAAGACCATCGCGCACTTCGGGGGCGCCAGGCGGCCGCCATCCGACTCAGACTACTCGGACACGGACGACGCCGAGGCGCTGTCGTCGTCGCAGACCAGGCACCTGATACCGCCGGCGAAGCAGCGGAGCCTCGACTCCGGACGTGCAGAGGTGCGTGTGGACgttgaggaggcggcggcagcgccaCGCGACGTCCTGCAAGATAGCTTATCGTTCCCGGGGCTGCCTGCTCGTCATGTACCGGACAAGTGA
- the LOC133907718 gene encoding probable protein phosphatase 2C 47 gives MSGGVEPETPPGSSSGGSTPVGGKPPRHHLTSMRHCASSALIAAASAEFELDSGTLSLISPTGIRPGFLPVFRSGSCSDMGPKSYMEDEHVCVDNLIEHLGLRTPGMPAPGAFYGVFDGHGGTDAACFVRKNILKFITEDCHFPNSMEKAIKSAFVKADHAIADSHSLDRYSGTTALTVFIFGRTLLVANAGDCRAVLGKRGRAVELSRDHKPSCTVERLRIEKLGGTVFDGYLNGQLSVARAIGDWHMKGSKGSICPLTPEPEFREVRLTEEDEFLIIGCDGLWDVMSSQCAVSMVRKELTAHNDPQRCSRELVQEALRRDCCDNLTAVVVCFSADPPPQIEVPRFRVRRSISMEGLHTLRGALDDNV, from the exons ATGAGTGGGGGAGTAGAGCCGGAGACCCCGCCGGGTAGCAGCAGCGGCGGGAGCACGCCGGTGGGCGGCAAGCCACCGCGGCACCACCTGACGTCCATGCGCCACTGCGCGAGCAGCGCCCTCATCGCCGCGGCCTCCGCAGAATTT GAGCTGGATTCGGGGACACTGAGCTTGATCTCGCCCACAGGCATCCGTCCGGGCTTCCTGCCTGTGTTTCGGTCGGGGAGCTGCTCGGATATGGGGCCCAAATCGTACATGGAGGACGAACATGTCTGTGTCGACAACCTCATCGAGCATCTCGGATTGCGTACTCCAGGCATGCCTGCACCGGGTGCCTTCTATGGG GTGTTTGATGGCCATGGTGGTACAGATGCTGCCTGTTTTGTTCGGAAGAATATACTGAAGTTCATAACCGAAGATTGCCACTTCCCCAACAGCATGGAGAAGGCAATCAAAAGTGCATTCGTAAAGGCTGATCACGCAATTGCGGATTCCCATTCTCTTGACCGTTATTCTGGGACGACAGCATTGACGGTTTTTATATTTGGCAG GACATTGCTTGTTGCGAATGCCGGTGACTGTCGAGCGGTATTAGGAAAGCGAGGCCGAGCTGTTGAACTATCTAGAGACCACAAACCCAGCTGCACGGTTGAAAGGCTCAGAATTGAAAAGCTTGGTGGCACTGTCTTCGATGGCTATCTCAATGGGCAGCTGTCTGTAGCAAGGGCAATTGGTGATTGGCACATGAAAGGTTCCAAAGGCTCTATATGCCCTCTTACTCCGGAACCTGAGTTTCGGGAGGTTAGACTTACCGAAGAAGATGAGTTTTTGATAATAGGCTGTGATGGCCTTTGGGATGTGATGAGCAGCCAGTGTGCCGTGTCAATGGTAAGGAAAGAGCTGACGGCACACAATGATCCACAACGATGCTCACGAGAGCTTGTCCAAGAAGCACTCAGACGGGACTGCTGTGATAACCTAACTGCAGTTGTCGTATGCTTCTCAGCAGACCCACCCCCTCAAATCGAGGTCCCAAGATTCCGGGTACGAAGAAGCATTTCAATGGAGGGGTTGCACACGCTAAGGGGAGCTCTCGACGATAATGTCTGA